The Anopheles coluzzii chromosome 2, AcolN3, whole genome shotgun sequence genome window below encodes:
- the LOC120952903 gene encoding fumarylacetoacetase, which produces MSFVTVPQGSDFPLENLPYGVFSTAGNPTARIGVAIGEQILDLSAVLSFYPERVQGALKSTVLNDLMSLGWEAWDEVRRTTKELLLEGSALHKDAALQQRALVAQSDAQMHLPATIGDYTDFYSSIHHATNVGVMFRGKENALMPNWKHLPVGYHGRASSVVVSGTPIRRPYGQTLPVEGAEPAFGPCRLFDFELEMAFFVGGPPTALGERVSVRDAARRVFGFVLMNDWSARDIQKWEYVPLGPFTAKNLGTTISPWVVPVAALEPFRVDNFPQDPAPFPYLQHEQQFNFDIKLEVDIKPKTTGVATTVCRSNYRNLYWTALQQIAHHTVTGCNLKPGDLMASGTISGDASDSFGSMLELSWKGTKQVSLAGGETRKFLQDHDEVLIRGYCTGADGLRIGFGSCAGVVLPATPFE; this is translated from the exons ATGTCGTTTGTTACTGTGCCGCAGGGAAGCGATTTCCCGCTGGAGAACCTTCCGTACGGTGTGTTCAGCACCGCCGGCAAC CCTACTGCCCGTATTGGCGTGGCAATCGGTGAGCAGATCCTTGACCTGTCCGCGGTGCTCAGCTTCTACCCGGAGCGAGTGCAG GGTGCGCTAAAGTCGACCGTCCTGAACGATCTCATGTCGCTCGGCTGGGAAGCGTGGGATGAGGTGAGACGCACTACgaaggagctgctgctggagggtTCAGCGCTGCACAAGGACGCCGCCCTGCAGCAGCGAGCGCTGGTGGCACAGTCCGACGCCCAGATGCACCTGCCGGCCACGATCGGCGACTATACGGACTTTTACTCGTCGATCCATCACGCCACGAACGTGGGCGTCATGTTCCGCGGCAAGGAGAACGCACTGATGCCGAACTGGAAGCATCTGCCGGTCGGGTACCATGGGCGGGCGAGCTCGGTCGTCGTGTCGGGCACCCCGATCCGCCGCCCGTACGGCCAAACGCTCCCGGTCGAGGGTGCCGAACCGGCGTTCGGCCCTTGCCGGCTGTTTGACTTCGAGCTGGAGATGGCATTCTTCGTCGGTGGACCGCCGACCGCGCTCGGCGAGCGGGTGTCGGTGCGGGACGCGGCCCGGCGCGTGTTCGGCTTCGTGCTGATGAACGACTGGAGCGCACGGGACATCCAGAAGTGGGAGTACGTACCGCTCGGCCCGTTTACGGCGAAAAATCTCGGCACCACGATCTCGCCGTGGGTCGTACCGGTGGCGGCGCTGGAACCGTTCCGGGTGGATAACTTCCCGCAGGATCCGGCACCGTTCCCGTACCTGCAGCACGAGCAGCAGTTCAACTTCGACATCAAGCTGGAGGTTGACATCAAAC CGAAGACAACCGGCGTAGCAACGACGGTCTGCCGGTCCAACTACCGCAACCTGTACTGGACGGCGCTGCAGCAGATCGCACATCACACCGTCACCGGGTGTAATTTGAAGCCGGGCGACCTGATGGCGTCGGGCACGATCAGCGGCGACGCGTCCGACTCGTTCGGCTCGATGCTGGAGCTAAGCTGGAAGGGCACGAAGCAGGTTTCGCTGGCCGGTGGGGAGACGCGCAAATTTCTCCAGGACCACGACGAGGTGCTGATCCGCGGCTACTGTACCGGGGCCGACGGGTTGCGCATCGGGTTCGGATCTTGCGCCGGTGTCGTACTTCCGGCCACGCCGTTCgagtaa